One genomic window of Candidatus Polarisedimenticolia bacterium includes the following:
- a CDS encoding copper resistance protein CopC translates to MGCRRVVFLVLATLLGGPGRDDAWAHAGLRLSDPLAGVTLGDTPKAVRLSFTEKPEVSLSVIRVLDTDGVAYQIGRPERIAGDPLSLSLRVRHLDRGIYTVSWRVVSAVDAHATAGAFTFGVRVAPTGSAAAAPTMNLAASPFELLARWILIVGLVALLGAASASVARFGGRSDLPLAAGGWLLALIGLVLLAEAQRRNAAAPFAKLLSTSVGRALIGRAIALGAAGCALLAARWVARFRRTAMAGAALSALAAVAVHVAAGHAAAGSWLPVVGVGAQWAHFSAAGIWLGGLAALLLGVRGAPSATKTVAVRRFSNIAAAGLFVVATTGVARTLGELASWRDLVATGYGRAVSAKIALIVLIAAFGALNRWRSVPAAATDLNLLRRSGSGELGLTAMALAAAAALGTLPPPARLAVPPGLSVAGADFGTTVRVRLTAPSDQPGPNRFTVHVDDYDSQTPVRARRVSLRFTPLDDSGVESTSLALLPGPGDSYIGSGGNLSFDGRWRVTVLIERTGDSVEVPLDVETRIAPRSLSIDRLPGRAPTYMLELAGGLVQISPEAEHAGRSKVTVTCFNPLSEERSIEEMVITTAAGEGPARQHPVRRLGPGRFAAEIRLSPGRNRIAAIARASDGTRLRAVVDLDVPRH, encoded by the coding sequence GTGGGGTGTCGCCGCGTCGTTTTTCTCGTGCTCGCCACGCTCCTGGGCGGACCCGGCCGCGACGACGCTTGGGCGCATGCGGGACTCCGACTCTCCGATCCCCTCGCGGGGGTAACGCTGGGCGACACGCCGAAGGCCGTGCGCTTGTCCTTCACGGAAAAGCCTGAAGTGTCGCTGTCGGTCATTCGCGTCCTGGACACCGACGGTGTGGCCTACCAAATCGGCCGGCCCGAACGGATTGCGGGTGACCCCCTTTCTCTTAGCCTGCGCGTCCGGCACCTCGATCGTGGCATCTACACGGTGAGCTGGCGAGTCGTCTCCGCCGTCGACGCCCATGCGACCGCGGGGGCGTTTACCTTCGGAGTTCGCGTCGCGCCCACGGGTTCGGCTGCTGCGGCGCCGACCATGAATCTGGCCGCCTCTCCCTTCGAGCTGCTGGCGCGCTGGATCCTCATCGTCGGCCTGGTCGCGCTGCTCGGGGCCGCGTCGGCAAGTGTGGCGCGCTTCGGCGGGCGGAGCGATCTGCCGCTGGCTGCCGGCGGATGGCTTCTCGCCCTGATCGGTCTCGTCCTGCTGGCGGAAGCGCAAAGGCGCAATGCCGCGGCCCCGTTCGCCAAGCTCCTGAGCACCTCCGTCGGGCGGGCACTGATCGGGCGGGCGATCGCCCTCGGCGCTGCGGGATGCGCGCTCCTCGCGGCCCGATGGGTGGCGCGGTTTCGTCGGACCGCGATGGCGGGAGCTGCGCTCTCTGCGCTCGCGGCCGTGGCGGTGCACGTCGCCGCCGGGCATGCCGCGGCCGGTAGTTGGCTGCCGGTCGTGGGCGTGGGCGCCCAGTGGGCGCACTTCAGCGCGGCGGGGATTTGGCTCGGCGGGCTGGCTGCGCTGCTGCTCGGTGTCCGGGGCGCTCCCTCGGCAACCAAGACGGTGGCCGTGCGCCGCTTCTCGAACATCGCCGCGGCCGGTCTGTTCGTCGTGGCCACGACGGGGGTCGCGCGGACCCTCGGTGAGCTTGCGTCGTGGCGGGACCTTGTCGCCACCGGATATGGCCGGGCGGTGTCGGCCAAGATCGCATTGATCGTCCTCATCGCCGCGTTCGGCGCGCTCAACCGCTGGCGCAGCGTGCCCGCGGCGGCGACCGACCTGAATCTCCTGCGCCGGTCCGGAAGCGGCGAGCTGGGTCTCACCGCGATGGCGCTGGCGGCGGCGGCCGCGCTGGGTACCCTGCCCCCTCCGGCGCGATTGGCCGTTCCGCCCGGGCTCTCCGTCGCGGGCGCCGATTTCGGCACGACGGTGCGCGTTCGCCTGACGGCTCCCTCCGACCAGCCCGGCCCTAATCGCTTCACCGTCCATGTAGACGACTACGATTCGCAGACCCCGGTGCGCGCCCGGCGCGTGAGCCTGCGATTTACGCCCCTCGACGACTCCGGAGTCGAGTCGACGTCCCTGGCTCTCTTGCCGGGTCCCGGCGATTCCTACATTGGATCGGGTGGCAATCTGTCGTTCGATGGCCGCTGGCGGGTTACGGTGCTGATCGAGCGCACCGGAGACTCTGTTGAGGTCCCGCTGGACGTCGAGACCCGCATCGCGCCACGCTCCCTCTCCATTGACCGCCTTCCGGGCCGGGCTCCCACATACATGCTGGAGCTGGCGGGTGGGCTCGTGCAGATTTCGCCTGAAGCCGAGCACGCGGGCCGGAGCAAGGTGACCGTGACCTGTTTCAACCCGCTCTCCGAAGAACGTTCGATCGAGGAGATGGTCATCACCACTGCCGCCGGCGAGGGCCCCGCGCGCCAGCATCCGGTGCGACGCTTGGGGCCGGGGCGGTTCGCCGCCGAGATCAGGCTCAGTCCGGGCCGGAACAGGATCGCGGCCATCGCAAGAGCGAGCGACGGAACCCGCCTGCGTGCCGTGGTCGATCTCGACGTGCCGCGCCACTGA
- a CDS encoding multicopper oxidase domain-containing protein, protein MGTYVWQRRGRFTLVAAGIVVVLLLLVGIRLIGPAMATSGGDPYSVPLATDTNPAADIFETTIIADEATVDIGNGVMAHALTYNGTLPGPEFRLKPNDTVIVHFENHLETPTGIHWHGIELSNASDGTPLTQNQVPPGGKFLYKFKVTRPGIFWYHPHHHSSTNQVFKGLYGPIIITDPNEPALISGGVIPGASQTLTLALSDVTVCKAQGSNDTATYDGNTQPHVALAPGWAQPSPTPKDLCETSPIDEEGNPRAAFDEGDIPNIQTSAPTGKPTNEGQTVLTNGKNVGGRAGNPGAPGALDAGAATFDVQAGQGLRLQIGNTATIRFFRLRLTGTVGGVDGTQIPLIRIGGEGGLLDNAVEQGGVIPPGPSPPGFDFKYDLGEILLDPGSRADVVVAIPPTATGDLTLWTEDFFRTGGAGWAKLPTVPVMHLHVTGVAGSTYTISDGTALRASTGDTVPALGAATGTLLDPSLFVPPKEGLASQDIQLTNSATGGFGVDTVIGSHDFSGDYTVAPRPCMTVAPFTCTARYAKLNDILELTVTNKTGAHHPFHLHGFSIQPLDLTKAGSPTYTWPYHEFRDNVDVPGGYTLRFRVKLDDRPLMDGTTMGGGLGRWVFHCHIFFHATFGMISEFDVVDATGNERPYVNADAAEVAVDEGQTATMSGTYTDPDGDVVTLTGPAIGTFTDNGDGTWDWSYTTTDGPDESQILYVTADDGLGHKDQVSFQLTVNNVPPTLTLITPPTPLTGALYALGSANIEVKASITDPGTADVLSCSFNWDDGTSTVNAPAGGFCDALHSFTQAGVYTVVLTGSDDDGGSDSESILIVVYDPTAGFVTGGGWIDSPPGAYVADPLLEGKAIFGFESKYKKGATVPIGHTEFKFQVADFRFESDSYQWLVVAGAKAQYKGVGTVNGAGNFGFLLTATDGQISGGGGIDKFRIKIWDKSAGDAVVYDNVLGASEDIDVANPQAIAQGSIVIHKPK, encoded by the coding sequence ATGGGGACCTATGTTTGGCAGCGGCGCGGCCGGTTTACGCTCGTCGCTGCGGGGATCGTCGTGGTGCTTCTACTGTTGGTCGGAATACGTTTGATCGGCCCCGCGATGGCGACTTCGGGCGGCGATCCATACAGCGTCCCGCTTGCCACCGACACGAACCCGGCCGCGGACATCTTTGAAACCACGATCATCGCCGACGAGGCGACCGTGGACATCGGCAACGGTGTGATGGCGCACGCCCTGACCTACAACGGGACGCTGCCCGGCCCGGAGTTCCGGCTCAAGCCCAATGACACCGTGATCGTGCACTTCGAGAACCACCTGGAGACTCCCACCGGCATCCACTGGCACGGCATCGAGCTGAGCAACGCGAGTGACGGAACGCCCCTGACCCAGAATCAGGTCCCACCCGGTGGGAAGTTCCTCTACAAGTTCAAGGTCACGCGGCCAGGGATCTTCTGGTATCACCCCCATCACCACTCCTCCACGAATCAGGTCTTCAAGGGGCTGTATGGGCCGATCATCATCACCGACCCGAACGAACCGGCCCTCATATCCGGCGGCGTTATACCCGGTGCGTCCCAGACCTTGACGTTGGCGCTCAGCGACGTCACGGTGTGCAAGGCCCAAGGGAGCAACGATACGGCCACCTACGACGGCAATACGCAGCCGCACGTGGCCCTCGCCCCCGGATGGGCGCAGCCCAGTCCCACGCCGAAGGATCTCTGCGAGACTTCACCGATCGACGAAGAGGGAAACCCTCGCGCCGCCTTCGATGAGGGGGATATCCCGAACATCCAAACCTCCGCCCCGACGGGGAAGCCGACGAACGAAGGACAGACCGTCCTCACCAACGGCAAGAACGTCGGGGGACGGGCGGGAAATCCCGGGGCGCCCGGGGCGTTGGATGCCGGCGCGGCGACGTTCGACGTCCAGGCGGGCCAGGGGCTTCGCCTGCAGATCGGCAACACGGCGACGATCCGGTTCTTCCGGCTCCGCCTGACCGGCACGGTCGGCGGCGTCGACGGGACGCAGATCCCGCTCATCCGAATCGGCGGTGAAGGGGGGCTGCTTGACAACGCCGTCGAGCAGGGCGGCGTGATTCCGCCCGGACCTTCGCCTCCCGGATTCGACTTCAAGTACGACCTCGGCGAGATCCTGCTCGACCCGGGCAGCCGGGCCGACGTCGTGGTCGCCATCCCGCCGACGGCGACCGGCGACTTGACGCTTTGGACGGAAGACTTCTTCCGCACCGGCGGCGCCGGATGGGCGAAGCTCCCGACCGTCCCCGTGATGCACCTGCACGTGACCGGAGTGGCGGGCTCCACGTATACGATTTCCGACGGCACCGCGCTGCGCGCATCCACCGGGGATACTGTCCCGGCGCTGGGCGCGGCGACCGGCACACTCCTCGACCCGAGCCTATTCGTTCCGCCCAAGGAGGGATTGGCGAGCCAGGACATCCAGCTCACGAACAGCGCAACCGGCGGCTTCGGGGTCGACACGGTGATCGGTTCGCACGACTTCTCGGGCGACTACACCGTGGCGCCGCGCCCCTGCATGACCGTCGCGCCGTTCACCTGCACGGCGCGCTACGCCAAGCTGAACGACATCCTGGAGCTGACCGTCACCAACAAGACCGGGGCGCATCATCCGTTCCACCTCCACGGTTTCTCGATTCAGCCGCTCGACCTCACGAAAGCCGGGTCGCCGACCTACACCTGGCCGTACCATGAGTTCAGGGACAACGTCGACGTGCCCGGGGGGTACACCCTGAGGTTCAGGGTCAAGCTCGACGACCGGCCTCTGATGGACGGCACGACGATGGGCGGCGGGCTGGGCCGGTGGGTCTTCCACTGCCACATCTTCTTCCACGCCACCTTCGGAATGATCTCCGAATTCGACGTGGTCGATGCGACGGGCAACGAGCGGCCCTATGTCAATGCGGACGCGGCCGAGGTGGCGGTCGACGAAGGCCAGACCGCGACGATGAGCGGGACCTACACGGACCCGGATGGGGATGTAGTGACTCTGACCGGACCGGCGATCGGCACCTTCACCGACAACGGTGACGGGACGTGGGACTGGAGTTACACCACGACCGATGGGCCGGACGAGAGCCAGATCCTTTACGTCACGGCGGATGACGGCCTAGGTCACAAGGATCAGGTCTCCTTCCAGCTCACGGTCAACAACGTCCCGCCGACGCTCACCTTGATCACTCCCCCGACGCCGCTGACTGGCGCCCTCTACGCGCTCGGCTCGGCGAACATCGAGGTCAAGGCATCGATCACCGATCCAGGCACCGCCGATGTCCTGTCGTGCAGTTTCAACTGGGACGATGGCACTTCTACCGTCAACGCCCCGGCCGGCGGGTTCTGCGACGCGCTCCATTCGTTCACCCAGGCCGGTGTCTACACCGTAGTTCTGACCGGCTCCGACGACGACGGCGGCTCCGATTCGGAGAGCATCCTGATCGTCGTCTACGATCCGACCGCCGGGTTCGTCACCGGAGGAGGGTGGATCGACTCGCCCCCCGGCGCCTATGTGGCGGATCCATTGCTCGAAGGTAAGGCGATCTTCGGCTTCGAGTCCAAGTACAAGAAGGGCGCCACCGTGCCCATCGGGCACACCGAGTTCAAGTTCCAAGTCGCCGACTTCAGGTTCGAGTCGGACTCGTACCAGTGGCTGGTGGTGGCCGGCGCCAAGGCCCAGTACAAGGGCGTAGGCACGGTCAACGGCGCCGGCAACTTCGGTTTCCTCCTCACCGCCACGGACGGCCAGATCTCCGGCGGGGGTGGCATCGACAAGTTCCGCATCAAGATTTGGGACAAATCGGCGGGCGACGCGGTGGTCTACGACAACGTTCTTGGCGCGTCGGAGGACATCGATGTCGCCAACC